One genomic segment of Desulfurispora thermophila DSM 16022 includes these proteins:
- a CDS encoding IS1182 family transposase gives TSTTDPDSGLFVKSEKERVFAYSFHTACDRHGFVLGTHVTPAHVRDSQVFDEVLEKVTRRFGLPKAIALDAGYKTPYIAKRCLDANIRPVMPYTRPHTKDGFLHKHEYAYDEYYDCYICPQNEILEYETTTREGYRVYRSNPDKCKDCPLLSRCTESKDITKRISRHIWADYVEEAEHLRHTEENKRLYAMRKETIERVFADAKEKHGMRWTTLRGLEKVSMQAMLTFAAMNLKKLATWLWKSGGSKLQYLFFLSRLIQKQRIPAGWLLIQRCLSTL, from the coding sequence ACCAGCACCACCGACCCTGATAGTGGGCTTTTTGTCAAAAGTGAAAAAGAACGGGTCTTTGCCTACTCGTTTCATACGGCGTGTGACCGGCATGGTTTTGTGTTGGGAACGCATGTGACACCAGCCCATGTGCGTGACAGCCAGGTATTTGATGAGGTACTGGAAAAAGTCACCCGGCGGTTTGGGCTGCCAAAAGCCATTGCGCTCGATGCCGGTTACAAAACGCCGTATATCGCAAAAAGGTGCCTGGATGCAAACATTCGTCCGGTCATGCCCTATACCAGACCCCATACGAAAGACGGTTTTTTACACAAACACGAGTATGCGTATGACGAATACTACGATTGTTACATCTGTCCTCAAAACGAAATCTTGGAGTATGAAACAACCACACGGGAAGGGTACCGGGTGTACCGTTCCAACCCGGACAAATGCAAAGATTGTCCATTGCTTTCCCGGTGTACCGAGAGCAAAGATATTACCAAACGCATTAGCCGTCACATCTGGGCGGATTATGTGGAAGAAGCAGAACATTTAAGGCACACCGAGGAAAATAAACGATTGTATGCGATGCGCAAAGAAACCATCGAACGCGTCTTTGCCGATGCTAAGGAAAAGCATGGCATGCGTTGGACAACCTTACGCGGTTTGGAGAAGGTGTCCATGCAGGCGATGCTTACTTTTGCTGCCATGAATCTGAAAAAATTGGCCACCTGGCTTTGGAAGTCAGGTGGCTCGAAGCTACAATATTTATTTTTCCTTTCCAGATTGATACAAAAACAACGAATTCCCGCTGGCTGGCTGTTGATACAAAGGTGTTTGTCAACACTCTGA